One stretch of Paenibacillus sp. FSL R5-0341 DNA includes these proteins:
- a CDS encoding HD domain-containing phosphohydrolase produces the protein MKYVNVESVEAGELLGKTVYSSNGTVLLSAGVQLTVYMVNTLKRIGVTMLYIQDEAYKDVEPEDILDETTKRAIINEMSVTLEAVRSGKDWSPRKVALSIDKLLNDVLNGRELLVQLTDIRTKDNAQYVHAMNVCLLSSVIGMNMGLNYNQLKDLAVGALLHDIGKVGEPPGSSSAANSSLHHTWRGFEVIKNKREFSLLVAHTALQHHEHVDGTGMPRGIKGNDIHLFARIVSAANIYDNLINGLSRDSLLPHEACEEMMALSGTKLDRDILIEFNKSVSVYPNGTAVRLSTKETGVIVRQHRGLPGRPVIRVARGSTRYSLDVVEIDLALHTTVFIEAVMS, from the coding sequence ATGAAATATGTAAACGTGGAGAGCGTGGAAGCGGGGGAGCTTCTGGGCAAGACGGTATATTCCAGTAACGGTACGGTACTGCTGTCTGCCGGAGTCCAGCTCACCGTATACATGGTCAATACGTTGAAGCGTATTGGCGTGACCATGTTATACATCCAGGATGAAGCGTATAAAGATGTGGAACCAGAAGACATTCTGGATGAAACCACGAAACGGGCAATAATTAACGAAATGAGTGTGACACTCGAAGCGGTTCGTTCCGGGAAGGATTGGAGTCCCAGAAAGGTCGCCCTCAGTATAGATAAGTTGCTGAACGATGTACTGAACGGGCGTGAACTGCTAGTGCAGCTCACTGATATTCGCACCAAAGACAATGCGCAGTATGTTCATGCGATGAATGTGTGTTTGTTGTCTTCGGTCATCGGAATGAATATGGGACTCAACTATAATCAACTGAAGGATCTTGCTGTGGGAGCACTGTTACATGATATTGGCAAAGTGGGGGAACCTCCCGGCAGTAGTTCTGCCGCTAATTCTTCGCTGCATCACACGTGGCGTGGATTCGAAGTGATTAAGAACAAGCGGGAGTTCAGTCTGTTGGTCGCTCATACAGCGCTGCAACATCATGAGCATGTAGACGGTACAGGCATGCCCAGGGGCATCAAGGGAAATGATATCCATCTGTTTGCGAGAATCGTTAGTGCAGCTAACATCTATGATAATCTCATTAATGGGTTATCGAGAGATAGCCTGTTGCCACATGAAGCTTGTGAAGAGATGATGGCGCTGTCTGGTACCAAGCTGGATCGGGACATTCTGATTGAGTTCAACAAGAGTGTATCTGTGTATCCCAATGGCACAGCTGTACGACTGTCTACCAAAGAGACTGGAGTCATTGTGCGTCAGCATCGGGGATTGCCAGGCAGACCTGTAATCAGGGTGGCGCGCGGAAGTACGCGTTATTCTCTGGATGTGGTTGAAATTGATCTGGCTCTGCATACAACCGTTTTCATTGAAGCCGTCATGAGTTAG
- a CDS encoding YneF family protein, producing MDIVIPIITLVVGLVGGFFIGVFYLRKQLEKMQSNPDMLQKMAKQMGYNLNGKQMQRAQQMMKNQQPGAKMPQPQQHPARKSSGRRK from the coding sequence ATGGATATTGTAATACCGATTATTACATTGGTTGTTGGTCTGGTCGGGGGATTTTTCATCGGGGTGTTCTACTTGCGTAAACAACTTGAGAAAATGCAAAGCAATCCGGACATGCTTCAGAAAATGGCGAAGCAAATGGGCTACAACCTGAATGGCAAGCAAATGCAGCGTGCCCAGCAGATGATGAAGAACCAGCAGCCAGGAGCGAAAATGCCTCAGCCGCAACAACATCCTGCGCGTAAAAGTTCGGGCCGCCGAAAATAA
- the folE gene encoding GTP cyclohydrolase I FolE has protein sequence MAGVKDYMNSKVSDNREKIEYHVEQILKLIGEDSTREGLLETPARVTRMYEEIFGGYEVDPRDVLGVTFDENHEELVIVKDIVYYSQCEHHMAPFFGKVHIGYVPSGKIVGLSKMARLVEAVTRRLQVQERITSQIADILTEAVEPHGVMVVVEGEHLCMCSRGVKKPGSKTVTSAVRGSFRENPAQRAEFLSLVKD, from the coding sequence GTGGCTGGCGTTAAAGATTATATGAATTCAAAAGTATCCGACAATCGGGAGAAGATCGAGTATCATGTAGAGCAGATCCTGAAGTTGATCGGAGAAGATAGTACACGTGAAGGGCTGCTTGAAACGCCTGCACGTGTGACCCGAATGTATGAAGAGATTTTTGGCGGATATGAAGTAGACCCGCGCGATGTGCTCGGTGTCACGTTTGACGAGAATCATGAAGAACTGGTTATCGTTAAGGATATTGTCTACTACAGTCAATGTGAGCACCATATGGCGCCGTTCTTCGGCAAGGTGCACATTGGCTACGTACCAAGCGGCAAGATCGTCGGTCTGAGCAAAATGGCTCGTCTGGTCGAAGCGGTAACACGTCGCCTGCAGGTTCAGGAACGTATTACTTCACAGATCGCTGACATTCTGACAGAGGCCGTTGAGCCTCACGGGGTTATGGTCGTCGTGGAAGGCGAGCACTTGTGCATGTGTTCCCGCGGCGTGAAGAAACCGGGAAGCAAGACGGTAACGTCTGCTGTACGTGGTTCTTTCCGTGAGAATCCGGCACAACGTGCCGAGTTCTTGTCTTTGGTGAAAGATTAA
- a CDS encoding lipoate--protein ligase family protein produces the protein MSVPSQSDQPVQPEKGPQADQHATLRLQIWETPLMRQGSSVLEAFAWEEVMCRRVGAGHLPVAHIWRHPDAFVAGLRDRRLPQAVEAMEQIRSQGTAVCVRPSGGAAVPLNPGVVNVSLILPNPGHAINIHDDFREMASIIAESLTPWSNQAQTGEVQGAFCPGDYDVSVGGLKFCGIAQRRQAKAYIITAFIIVEGLGDQLAADVRRFYQHAAGGASEGYPDVQPGTMASLKELAGVPSAAAYTAALVRTLRDRYPQAETSRVLSVGSEEVRLTAEQMKLRYD, from the coding sequence ATGAGTGTACCTTCCCAATCAGATCAACCGGTTCAGCCGGAAAAGGGACCACAAGCAGATCAACATGCTACATTGCGTCTGCAAATCTGGGAGACACCGCTCATGCGACAAGGCAGCAGTGTGCTTGAAGCTTTCGCATGGGAGGAAGTCATGTGCCGGCGGGTTGGAGCAGGGCATCTGCCTGTTGCACATATATGGAGACACCCAGATGCCTTTGTAGCGGGTCTGCGCGACCGCAGGTTGCCACAGGCTGTAGAAGCGATGGAACAGATCAGAAGCCAAGGTACAGCGGTCTGTGTTCGTCCTTCTGGTGGAGCGGCCGTACCCCTGAATCCAGGGGTGGTCAATGTGTCGCTGATCCTGCCTAATCCAGGACATGCCATCAATATTCATGATGATTTCCGGGAGATGGCTTCAATTATTGCCGAGTCGCTAACGCCGTGGTCGAATCAGGCGCAGACAGGCGAAGTTCAGGGTGCATTTTGCCCGGGGGATTATGATGTCAGTGTAGGTGGCCTAAAATTCTGTGGTATTGCCCAGCGCAGGCAGGCCAAGGCGTATATCATTACTGCTTTTATCATCGTGGAAGGTCTGGGAGATCAATTGGCAGCAGATGTGCGTCGATTTTATCAGCATGCGGCAGGTGGGGCGAGTGAAGGATATCCCGATGTTCAGCCTGGCACGATGGCAAGTCTGAAAGAGTTGGCAGGTGTACCTTCTGCTGCGGCATATACTGCGGCTTTGGTTCGAACACTGCGCGATCGCTATCCGCAGGCGGAGACCAGCAGGGTGCTTAGTGTTGGATCTGAAGAAGTACGCCTGACAGCTGAGCAGATGAAGCTGCGCTACGATTAG
- a CDS encoding S-layer homology domain-containing protein, with protein MILLAFLFVWATLPGLFGQAGVKASSCFENTEIDGAGQLWNLISTPQELDCVRQDLSGNFKLTNNISKEDMESFLMDSSTHTIRSWEPIEGADDEPFTGRFDGNGHSIEGLTTQIPDMEYVGLFARLKNANISNLKIVNANIVGNESVGVLAGRSDNSMIDKVHVTGLVSGYYRSGGLVGYSTGSLISGSSATVDVSGLESANGTFGGLIARSKNDIIVGNRAYGNVLVQENADSAGGLIGKAENSSIARNYALGNVEGNYEVGGLIGELEYEKPMSIVNNYAVGKVISKGNGTNGDFSAEKIGGLFGALDLNFDEPNEILEIHSNYYGGSLEIIDDSTDGLSIDSGSVGAFLGEKGITNDHVEFLNNYFVSVNDPAFELDQSNYATGKTPAEMQLMDTFKEWDFNIIWDFQLGVNNDFPVLRPYPGNQTPAPAFEPGYPMLSTVTPSMTKIVVKLNKAGRVYFDNQPLDELSDQTSETTKLNAISQQAYVDVQANEEKAYLIKDLSPGTDYSIFITAEDTQSKLVDYPEKRNYKTHKASPIIPHNVIATADDGQAMLTWTFEQGAIYELYLYEGSEAPEDPEDWVAVGNYHNQFVTGLTNGISYVFAVKAYYIEDGSVSEFIPSNVVTPQAAGTPVLPDAPETIVAQAGDGKATVYWAGVINVNQFVLYKYQGTQAPQDKHDWIKVKSGIEAASYTVDDLTNGLPYVFAIRSSNENGLSDYKVSGPVTPKGSGNEGGGTPTPGPTPNPTPTPSPSTSAPSVTPAPQKEVIKVNVENGDQAATVASLEISRTRGTDGTVKDELQLSQSKAQSIIDQLKQTGSSTAVILIPDVKDEVTQWDLTLSSGSSALLAEQGVNLVISNPNVRITIPASSLKDRTDDIYFRLVPVKKEAERADIQTRAQSNESILQFAGTKDIQILGRPMTIETNLQSRPVTLVLPVIANQLAGVNSEELGVYIEHSDGTKELVHGKLVTLNSDNQQGVEIEVDHFSTFSIVKVKDWTDNTLKAQPYIQGYADGSFRPERSVTRAEMATLITRVLGTSTTEGNHTFKDVKPTHWAELAIAAAAQSGYVKGYTDGSFKPDQAMTRAELASVLQHLLNTEQTADEANTFNDVNDHWAQQAIARLNAAGVVTGYADGTFRPSQPVTRAEAVTMLNKLIGLDPATNAVRQWSDVPNTHWAYKAIEAASISQ; from the coding sequence ATGATATTACTGGCCTTCTTATTTGTCTGGGCCACCTTGCCCGGATTATTTGGACAGGCTGGGGTTAAGGCGAGTAGCTGTTTTGAAAATACAGAGATAGATGGGGCAGGTCAGCTATGGAATTTAATATCTACTCCCCAGGAATTGGACTGTGTGCGGCAAGATTTGAGTGGGAATTTCAAATTAACTAATAATATTTCGAAAGAAGACATGGAAAGCTTTTTGATGGATTCTAGCACACACACGATTCGCTCTTGGGAGCCTATTGAAGGGGCAGATGATGAACCTTTTACAGGGAGATTTGATGGAAACGGTCATAGTATAGAGGGTTTGACGACGCAGATACCAGATATGGAATATGTGGGTCTCTTCGCCAGACTGAAAAATGCAAACATCAGTAATTTGAAAATCGTTAATGCGAATATTGTTGGTAATGAATCTGTAGGTGTACTTGCGGGAAGATCCGATAATTCAATGATAGATAAGGTCCATGTAACCGGGCTGGTCAGTGGTTATTATCGGTCAGGAGGATTAGTAGGCTATTCTACTGGAAGTCTCATTAGTGGTAGCAGCGCAACGGTGGATGTATCTGGCCTTGAGAGTGCTAATGGAACGTTTGGAGGATTAATAGCTAGAAGTAAAAATGATATCATCGTCGGAAACCGGGCTTATGGAAATGTATTGGTCCAAGAAAACGCCGATTCCGCTGGTGGATTAATTGGAAAAGCGGAGAACAGTAGCATCGCACGTAATTACGCGTTGGGCAATGTGGAGGGGAATTATGAGGTCGGGGGCCTCATTGGCGAATTAGAATATGAAAAGCCAATGAGTATTGTTAATAACTACGCTGTCGGAAAAGTTATATCCAAAGGTAATGGTACAAATGGAGACTTTAGTGCCGAGAAAATTGGGGGTTTGTTTGGCGCACTGGATTTAAACTTTGATGAGCCTAATGAAATCCTTGAAATTCATAGTAATTACTATGGAGGCTCTCTTGAAATCATAGACGACAGTACGGATGGACTTAGTATTGATTCAGGCAGTGTGGGTGCTTTTCTGGGTGAAAAGGGTATTACTAACGATCATGTGGAGTTTTTAAACAACTATTTTGTATCGGTTAATGATCCAGCATTTGAGCTTGACCAATCTAACTATGCTACAGGAAAAACTCCAGCTGAAATGCAACTTATGGATACTTTTAAAGAATGGGACTTCAATATTATTTGGGATTTCCAACTAGGAGTAAACAACGATTTCCCTGTATTACGGCCATATCCTGGTAACCAAACACCAGCACCAGCTTTTGAACCGGGTTATCCAATGTTGAGTACAGTTACGCCGTCAATGACCAAAATAGTCGTGAAGCTTAATAAGGCTGGAAGAGTATATTTTGACAATCAGCCTCTGGATGAATTATCCGACCAGACAAGTGAAACCACGAAGTTAAATGCAATAAGTCAACAAGCTTATGTTGATGTGCAAGCAAATGAAGAAAAAGCATATCTCATTAAAGATTTGAGTCCTGGTACTGATTATAGTATTTTTATTACTGCTGAGGACACACAGAGTAAATTAGTAGACTATCCAGAAAAAAGGAATTACAAAACTCATAAAGCTTCACCAATCATTCCGCATAATGTCATCGCAACGGCAGATGATGGTCAAGCGATGTTAACATGGACATTTGAACAGGGTGCTATCTACGAGTTATATCTCTATGAAGGAAGCGAAGCACCAGAAGATCCAGAGGATTGGGTCGCGGTAGGGAACTATCATAATCAGTTTGTTACAGGGCTGACGAACGGTATATCTTATGTCTTTGCTGTCAAAGCATATTATATCGAGGATGGTAGTGTATCCGAATTCATCCCATCCAATGTGGTTACACCACAAGCAGCTGGGACGCCAGTGCTACCTGATGCACCTGAAACTATTGTTGCACAAGCTGGAGATGGAAAAGCTACTGTTTATTGGGCTGGAGTAATCAATGTAAATCAATTTGTACTCTATAAATATCAAGGAACCCAAGCACCCCAAGATAAGCATGATTGGATCAAGGTGAAAAGTGGTATTGAAGCCGCATCGTATACCGTTGATGATTTAACGAATGGCCTTCCTTATGTATTTGCAATAAGATCATCGAATGAGAATGGGCTATCCGACTATAAGGTGTCCGGTCCTGTAACACCTAAAGGATCAGGAAATGAAGGTGGCGGAACACCTACACCAGGACCAACACCGAATCCGACACCAACGCCTTCTCCATCAACATCAGCACCTTCAGTAACTCCGGCACCGCAAAAGGAAGTTATTAAGGTGAACGTAGAGAATGGAGATCAAGCTGCTACCGTTGCATCATTGGAAATCAGTCGTACTCGGGGAACGGATGGTACAGTAAAAGACGAACTTCAGCTCAGCCAAAGTAAAGCACAGTCAATCATTGATCAGTTGAAGCAGACGGGTTCCAGTACAGCAGTTATTCTTATTCCGGATGTGAAGGACGAAGTAACGCAATGGGATCTGACTCTCTCTTCAGGATCGTCTGCGCTGTTGGCTGAGCAAGGTGTGAACCTGGTTATTTCTAACCCTAACGTTCGTATCACGATTCCAGCCAGCTCTTTAAAAGATCGTACAGACGATATCTACTTCCGCCTCGTACCCGTCAAAAAAGAGGCTGAACGTGCAGATATTCAAACGAGAGCACAATCTAATGAGTCGATTTTACAATTCGCAGGTACAAAGGATATCCAGATTCTCGGCCGTCCAATGACTATCGAAACCAATTTGCAGAGTCGTCCTGTAACGCTCGTATTGCCGGTTATAGCTAACCAGCTTGCAGGTGTGAATTCTGAAGAGCTGGGTGTGTATATTGAGCACAGTGACGGGACCAAGGAGCTTGTACACGGCAAACTGGTCACACTGAATAGTGATAATCAACAAGGAGTGGAGATTGAAGTAGACCATTTCAGTACGTTCTCCATTGTGAAAGTGAAAGACTGGACAGACAACACCTTGAAAGCACAGCCTTATATTCAAGGGTATGCTGATGGCAGTTTCAGACCCGAACGCTCCGTAACTCGTGCGGAGATGGCTACGCTGATTACTCGTGTTCTGGGCACGTCAACAACGGAAGGGAATCACACGTTTAAAGATGTGAAACCTACTCACTGGGCAGAATTGGCCATTGCGGCTGCTGCCCAATCCGGTTACGTTAAAGGCTACACGGATGGCAGCTTTAAGCCAGATCAAGCAATGACTCGTGCCGAATTAGCCAGCGTGTTACAGCACTTGTTAAACACTGAACAGACAGCTGATGAAGCGAATACATTTAATGATGTGAACGATCATTGGGCTCAGCAAGCGATAGCTCGATTGAACGCGGCAGGAGTAGTTACAGGGTATGCTGATGGTACCTTCCGTCCAAGTCAGCCTGTAACTCGCGCTGAAGCCGTCACGATGCTCAACAAACTGATCGGTCTTGATCCTGCAACGAATGCAGTAAGACAGTGGTCGGATGTGCCTAATACACATTGGGCTTATAAAGCAATTGAAGCGGCATCGATTAGTCAGTAA
- a CDS encoding Fe-Mn family superoxide dismutase, whose translation MNWYEYGHLLPLRILEEIRFWKEQEKEHTLVIRALVPDLEPAYVKVLEEWEAIFANSERVANQILKQLLPATHPPAPYIIRCIDQLVAAARQQSREFIKQLYVLLEQSTAVQAVPLAKVLILHFIRESEYFLGVLDTLGQPGILRETDSEPSLLLENALHASGSGSIHRQASEAPASPEGNENAPVASAQIQSAALQPSPSGSAASQPVSTSPQVKEKPVPIGGHTLPPLPYAYNALEPHIDELTMRIHHDKHHQSYVDGLNIAEKKLAESRKKNNFELIKHWERELAFNGAGHYLHTIFWTIMNPAGGGKPSGMLAEQIKRDFGSYEAFKNQFTEAANKVEGSGWAMLVWSPRAHRLEILQAEKHQNLSQSDIVPLLPLDVWEHAYYLKHQNERKKYIEDWWNVVYWPAVAERYETARKLLWPPY comes from the coding sequence ATGAACTGGTATGAATATGGTCACCTGCTGCCTCTGCGGATATTGGAGGAAATTCGTTTCTGGAAGGAGCAGGAGAAGGAACATACGCTCGTTATTCGTGCACTGGTTCCTGATCTGGAGCCCGCATACGTCAAGGTATTGGAGGAATGGGAGGCTATCTTTGCAAACAGCGAGCGAGTAGCGAATCAGATTTTAAAACAACTATTGCCCGCAACTCATCCACCTGCTCCTTACATCATTCGTTGTATCGATCAACTTGTGGCGGCAGCTCGTCAGCAATCCAGGGAGTTCATCAAGCAGCTGTATGTTCTTCTGGAGCAAAGTACTGCTGTGCAAGCTGTTCCGCTTGCCAAAGTACTCATTCTGCATTTTATTCGCGAATCGGAGTACTTTCTGGGTGTATTGGATACGCTCGGTCAACCTGGCATCTTGCGAGAAACGGATTCCGAGCCATCACTTTTGCTGGAAAATGCGTTGCATGCCTCAGGGTCAGGAAGCATCCATCGCCAAGCTTCAGAAGCTCCAGCTTCCCCAGAGGGAAATGAAAATGCACCTGTTGCTTCAGCACAGATCCAATCCGCAGCACTTCAGCCTTCCCCCAGCGGAAGTGCTGCGAGCCAGCCTGTCTCTACCTCACCTCAGGTCAAAGAAAAGCCGGTACCCATTGGAGGACACACACTTCCTCCCCTTCCCTATGCGTACAATGCGCTGGAGCCACATATTGATGAGCTGACGATGCGTATCCATCATGACAAACACCATCAATCTTATGTGGACGGACTAAATATAGCAGAGAAAAAACTGGCGGAATCGCGAAAAAAGAATAACTTTGAACTCATCAAGCACTGGGAACGTGAACTCGCCTTTAACGGGGCAGGCCACTACCTGCACACGATCTTCTGGACGATTATGAACCCTGCTGGCGGCGGCAAACCTTCTGGCATGCTCGCAGAGCAGATTAAGCGCGATTTCGGAAGTTATGAAGCGTTTAAGAATCAATTCACGGAAGCCGCAAACAAAGTGGAAGGCAGTGGCTGGGCGATGCTGGTCTGGAGCCCGAGAGCACACCGTTTGGAGATTTTGCAGGCGGAAAAACACCAGAACCTGTCCCAGTCCGACATCGTTCCTCTCCTGCCACTGGATGTGTGGGAACACGCCTACTATCTGAAGCATCAGAACGAGCGCAAAAAGTATATTGAAGACTGGTGGAATGTGGTCTACTGGCCGGCTGTAGCCGAGCGGTACGAAACGGCACGCAAGCTATTGTGGCCGCCTTATTAA
- a CDS encoding alpha/beta hydrolase, protein MYPTSQSEAPLQTKVSDLPSSLSPRLIRFKHIIVALLLSVVFFLLFCFIALHGYIAWVLSNPTVAPVFSNPMQAKNMKYEDITFPAADGSRTMQGWYIPADNAASKTIIFSHGYGANREETWVPMYDLAHYAHQLGFNVVMFDYGFASQVNKAVATGGKAESQQLLGAIQFAKQRGAQELVVWGFSMGAGTALQTGLITQEVDAMILDSAFLLEPDTLYHNIHNQIDLPRQPTLEIMKLLFPVLNGTGLQQIPYQEVKKEDYPFPIFFIHGTEDEKAPYPIAEQLAANQTNPYSDVWIVQDAHHELIFREHPKEYLRRVSTFLSHVTKTSSDDVQNTNSGQ, encoded by the coding sequence ATGTATCCAACATCCCAGAGCGAAGCCCCGCTGCAAACAAAAGTGTCCGATCTGCCCTCTTCGCTATCACCGAGGCTGATTCGGTTCAAACATATTATCGTAGCGTTGCTGCTCTCCGTTGTATTTTTTCTACTGTTTTGTTTTATTGCACTGCATGGTTATATCGCATGGGTATTATCCAATCCAACAGTAGCGCCGGTCTTCTCCAATCCGATGCAGGCCAAGAATATGAAGTACGAAGACATCACGTTCCCGGCAGCAGATGGCAGCCGGACGATGCAGGGATGGTATATTCCTGCTGACAATGCCGCAAGCAAAACGATTATTTTCAGTCACGGCTATGGTGCCAATCGTGAAGAAACATGGGTACCCATGTATGACCTGGCACACTATGCCCATCAACTTGGGTTCAACGTCGTCATGTTCGATTATGGCTTCGCCTCCCAGGTGAACAAAGCTGTAGCCACCGGTGGCAAAGCTGAGTCACAGCAATTGCTGGGCGCGATCCAGTTTGCCAAGCAGCGCGGTGCACAGGAACTGGTTGTCTGGGGCTTCTCCATGGGTGCCGGTACGGCGCTACAAACCGGACTGATTACGCAGGAAGTCGATGCGATGATTCTGGACAGTGCGTTCCTGCTGGAGCCAGATACGCTGTATCACAACATTCACAACCAGATCGATCTCCCGCGTCAGCCTACACTGGAGATCATGAAGCTGTTGTTCCCTGTTCTGAATGGTACCGGATTGCAACAGATCCCTTATCAGGAAGTGAAAAAAGAGGACTATCCGTTCCCGATCTTCTTCATTCATGGTACGGAAGACGAGAAGGCTCCATACCCGATTGCAGAGCAACTCGCCGCCAACCAGACTAATCCGTATTCGGATGTATGGATTGTCCAGGACGCGCATCATGAACTTATTTTCCGGGAGCATCCGAAAGAATACCTGCGCCGTGTCTCAACTTTCCTGAGTCATGTAACGAAGACAAGCAGTGACGATGTGCAAAACACGAATAGTGGACAATAA
- a CDS encoding IclR family transcriptional regulator, producing the protein MEDRKLTVRAVERALDILLCFTTRSDLGLTEIASQIGLHKSTVHRLMATLEDRGFVIRDAATEKYRLGIRIWELSAHMSRSDDPAILLLPAMERLRDRLGETVSLYLRDGSERIRIQAVQSDQAIRRVAPVGVRLPLSVGASSKVLMAFATDDDREELMNGPEWPVFIDPAVYLAQMGDIRDNGYATSYEEREPGAAAVSVPIMDRRGNIAAALSVSGPVSRLSQETLHEYAPVLKESATQMGLMLS; encoded by the coding sequence ATGGAAGATCGTAAGTTAACCGTCCGGGCTGTGGAACGGGCGCTGGATATATTATTATGTTTTACCACACGCAGTGATCTGGGACTCACCGAGATTGCCAGCCAGATTGGTTTGCACAAAAGTACAGTGCACCGCCTGATGGCTACGCTGGAGGATCGAGGGTTCGTGATCCGGGATGCGGCAACGGAGAAGTACCGACTTGGCATCCGAATCTGGGAGCTGTCAGCTCATATGTCCCGCAGTGATGATCCGGCTATTCTATTGCTGCCTGCGATGGAGCGACTGAGAGATCGATTGGGGGAGACGGTAAGTCTGTACCTGCGTGATGGCAGTGAACGGATTCGGATTCAGGCGGTGCAAAGTGATCAGGCGATTCGCCGTGTCGCTCCCGTTGGCGTTAGACTCCCGTTGTCTGTGGGGGCTTCCAGCAAAGTCCTGATGGCTTTTGCCACGGACGATGATCGTGAAGAACTGATGAATGGACCGGAATGGCCAGTGTTTATTGATCCGGCGGTGTATTTGGCGCAGATGGGAGACATCCGGGATAACGGATATGCCACAAGTTATGAGGAACGTGAGCCGGGGGCTGCCGCGGTATCGGTACCAATTATGGATCGCAGAGGCAATATTGCAGCTGCCCTCTCGGTCTCGGGACCTGTCAGTCGACTTTCACAGGAGACTTTGCATGAATATGCACCTGTATTAAAGGAATCGGCTACGCAGATGGGGCTCATGTTATCCTGA